A genome region from Gambusia affinis linkage group LG24, SWU_Gaff_1.0, whole genome shotgun sequence includes the following:
- the slc15a1b gene encoding solute carrier family 15 member 1b isoform X2 — protein sequence MKDSQSHSCCSFSADKEKKMGKKKSVTIFGYPLSIFFIVVNEFCERFSYYGMRAVLVLYFKYFLKWDDDFSTTIYHTFVALCYLSPILGAIIADSWLGKFKTIVYLSIVYAAGQVIMAVSAIHDITDGNKDGTPDNMTFHIALSMVGLLLIALGTGGIKPCVAAFGGDQFSEDQDKQRSTFFSIFYLSINAGSLLSTVITPILRAQKCGIQTQQQCYSLAFGVPAALMVVALIVFIVGSGMYNKTAPSGNIMVKVCRCIFFAIGNRFRNRSSQIPKRKHWLDWAEEKYDKLLIAQVKMVLKVLFLYIPLPMFWALFDQQGSRWTLQATTMNGNFGLMVIQPDQMQTVNPILILIMVPVMDFIIYPLISKCKLNFTPLRRMTVGMFLAALAFVAAALVQLQIDATLPNFPSRTEQQAKFINMVDRPINILAGEHQFPLQAFQGNEDYHTFDLSFDLTIDHGSPNLIHLPKGTRSTIVIVEEAGIMTTMQFGDVLAKPDEGANAIRFFNGLGIDLNITVGQKSFGNVGSKNMSKYVDVPQGTAEFLIKNATGNTCVYSQELGFGSSYTLIIPPTLKLEENCGQNITKVADIKANSIHMAWQIPQYFLMTSGEVVFSVTGLEFSYSQAPSNMKSVLQAGWLLTVAVGNIIVLIVAEAATLRDQWAEYILFAALLVSVCIVFAIKAYFYEYIDPVKIEADFTNLEPEDEKKKNFEMTKKDMVEHHNEKRRRSSNSSFDKDKTPQTNF from the exons CACACCTTTGTGGCTCTCTGCTACCTGAGCCCCATCCTGGGCGCCATCATTGCTGACTCGTGGCTCGGAAAGTTCAA AACTATTGTTTACCTGTCCATTGTCTACGCGGCGGGGCAGGTCATCATGGCCGTCAGTGCAATCCATGACATCACAGATGGAAACAAGGACGGCACCCCCGACAACATGACCTTCCACAT AGCTCTGTCCATGGTGGGCTTACTCCTCATTGCTCTGGGAACTGGAGGCATCAAACCGTGTGTGGCTGCCTTTGGAGGGGACCAGTTTAGCGAAGATCAG GACAAGCAGAGAAGCACCTTCTTCTCCATCTTCTACCTGTCCATCAACGCCGGCAGCCTGCTGTCCACTGTCATCACCCCCATCCTCAGAG CTCAGAAATGTGGGATTCAAACTCAGCAGCAGTGCTACTCTCTGGCCTTCGGGGTCCCTGCTGCTCTCATGGTGGTCGCTCTGA TCGTCTTCATCGTCGGAAGTGGTATGTACAACAAAACGGCACCTTCGGGAAACATCATGGTGAAAGTCTGCAGATGCATCTTC tttgcTATCGGAAACCGGTTTCGTAATCGATCTTCCCAGATCCCAAAGAGAAAACACTGGCTGGACTGGGCCGAGGAGAAATATGAC AAACTCCTGATTGCCCAGGTGAAGATGGTGTTGAAGGTTCTGTTCCTTTACATCCCCTTGCCCATGTTCTGGGCTCTCTTTGACCAACAG GGTTCAAGATGGACACTCCAGGCCACCACGATGAACGGTAACTTT GGTTTGATGGTAATCCAGCCTGATCAAATGCAG ACTGTCAACCCCATCCTGATTCTGATCATGGTCCCCGTCATGGACTTCATAATCTACCCACTCATTTCTAAATGCAAACTAAACTTCAC TCCTTTAAGGAGGATGACTGTGGGGATGTTCCTCGCAGCTCTTGCGTTTGTGGCTGCTGCCCTGGTTCAGCTACAGATTGAT GCAACCCTCCCTAATTTCCCATCGAGAACTGAGCAGCAAGCTAAGTTCATCAACATGGTTGACCGACCCATAAATATCCTTGCTGGAGAGCATCAATTCCCATTGCAGGCTTTTCAG GGCAACGAGGATTATCATACATTTGATTTATCATTTGACCTGACAATAGATCATGGTTCCCCTAATTTAATCCACTTACCAAAAGGCACTCGTAGCACTATTGTCATTGTTGAAGAAGCAGGCATAATGACGACTATGCAG TTTGGCGATGTTCTTGCAAAGCCGGACGAGGGAGCTAACGCCATCAG attttttaatggTCTTGGCATCGATTTGAACATAACAGTGGGTCAGAAAAGTTTTGGGAATGTGGGTAGCAAGAACATGTCCAAATACGTCGATGTGCCACAAGGAAC GGCTGAATTCTTGATCAAAAATGCTACTGGAAATACATGTGTCTACAGTCAAGAATTGGGCTTTGGCAGTTCTTACACTTTGATCATCCCACCAACCTTAAAActtgaagaaaat TGTGGACAGAACATCACGAAGGTAGCAGATATCAAGGCCAACTCCATCCACATGGCCTGGCAGATTCCTCAGTACTTCCTTATGACATCAGGAGAGGTGGTGTTCTCCGTCACAGGATTGGAGTTCTCATATTCGCAG GCTCCCTCCAACATGAAGTCAGTGCTGCAGGCTGGTTGGCTGTTAACAGTTGCAGTAGGAAACATCATTGTGTTGATTGTTGCAGAGGCTGCCACACTTCGAGATCAG TGGGCTGAATACATTCTGTTCGCTGCCTTGCTGGTGTCGGTGTGCATAGTCTTTGCCATCAAGGCCTACTTCTACGAATACATCGATCCGGTAAAGATAGAGGCTGATTTTACAAACCTGGAGCCTGAagatgagaagaagaagaactttgAAATGACCAAGAAGGACATGGTTGAGCACCATAAcgagaaaaggaggaggagttCTAATTCCAGCTTCGACAAGGACAAAACTCCGCAGACCAACTTCTAA
- the slc15a1b gene encoding solute carrier family 15 member 1b isoform X4, with protein MGDKEKKMGKKKSVTIFGYPLSIFFIVVNEFCERFSYYGMRAVLVLYFKYFLKWDDDFSTTIYHTFVALCYLSPILGAIIADSWLGKFKTIVYLSIVYAAGQVIMAVSAIHDITDGNKDGTPDNMTFHIALSMVGLLLIALGTGGIKPCVAAFGGDQFSEDQDKQRSTFFSIFYLSINAGSLLSTVITPILRAQKCGIQTQQQCYSLAFGVPAALMVVALIVFIVGSGMYNKTAPSGNIMVKVCRCIFFAIGNRFRNRSSQIPKRKHWLDWAEEKYDKLLIAQVKMVLKVLFLYIPLPMFWALFDQQGSRWTLQATTMNGNFGLMVIQPDQMQTVNPILILIMVPVMDFIIYPLISKCKLNFTPLRRMTVGMFLAALAFVAAALVQLQIDATLPNFPSRTEQQAKFINMVDRPINILAGEHQFPLQAFQGNEDYHTFDLSFDLTIDHGSPNLIHLPKGTRSTIVIVEEAGIMTTMQFGDVLAKPDEGANAIRFFNGLGIDLNITVGQKSFGNVGSKNMSKYVDVPQGTAEFLIKNATGNTCVYSQELGFGSSYTLIIPPTLKLEENCGQNITKVADIKANSIHMAWQIPQYFLMTSGEVVFSVTGLEFSYSQAPSNMKSVLQAGWLLTVAVGNIIVLIVAEAATLRDQWAEYILFAALLVSVCIVFAIKAYFYEYIDPVKIEADFTNLEPEDEKKKNFEMTKKDMVEHHNEKRRRSSNSSFDKDKTPQTNF; from the exons CACACCTTTGTGGCTCTCTGCTACCTGAGCCCCATCCTGGGCGCCATCATTGCTGACTCGTGGCTCGGAAAGTTCAA AACTATTGTTTACCTGTCCATTGTCTACGCGGCGGGGCAGGTCATCATGGCCGTCAGTGCAATCCATGACATCACAGATGGAAACAAGGACGGCACCCCCGACAACATGACCTTCCACAT AGCTCTGTCCATGGTGGGCTTACTCCTCATTGCTCTGGGAACTGGAGGCATCAAACCGTGTGTGGCTGCCTTTGGAGGGGACCAGTTTAGCGAAGATCAG GACAAGCAGAGAAGCACCTTCTTCTCCATCTTCTACCTGTCCATCAACGCCGGCAGCCTGCTGTCCACTGTCATCACCCCCATCCTCAGAG CTCAGAAATGTGGGATTCAAACTCAGCAGCAGTGCTACTCTCTGGCCTTCGGGGTCCCTGCTGCTCTCATGGTGGTCGCTCTGA TCGTCTTCATCGTCGGAAGTGGTATGTACAACAAAACGGCACCTTCGGGAAACATCATGGTGAAAGTCTGCAGATGCATCTTC tttgcTATCGGAAACCGGTTTCGTAATCGATCTTCCCAGATCCCAAAGAGAAAACACTGGCTGGACTGGGCCGAGGAGAAATATGAC AAACTCCTGATTGCCCAGGTGAAGATGGTGTTGAAGGTTCTGTTCCTTTACATCCCCTTGCCCATGTTCTGGGCTCTCTTTGACCAACAG GGTTCAAGATGGACACTCCAGGCCACCACGATGAACGGTAACTTT GGTTTGATGGTAATCCAGCCTGATCAAATGCAG ACTGTCAACCCCATCCTGATTCTGATCATGGTCCCCGTCATGGACTTCATAATCTACCCACTCATTTCTAAATGCAAACTAAACTTCAC TCCTTTAAGGAGGATGACTGTGGGGATGTTCCTCGCAGCTCTTGCGTTTGTGGCTGCTGCCCTGGTTCAGCTACAGATTGAT GCAACCCTCCCTAATTTCCCATCGAGAACTGAGCAGCAAGCTAAGTTCATCAACATGGTTGACCGACCCATAAATATCCTTGCTGGAGAGCATCAATTCCCATTGCAGGCTTTTCAG GGCAACGAGGATTATCATACATTTGATTTATCATTTGACCTGACAATAGATCATGGTTCCCCTAATTTAATCCACTTACCAAAAGGCACTCGTAGCACTATTGTCATTGTTGAAGAAGCAGGCATAATGACGACTATGCAG TTTGGCGATGTTCTTGCAAAGCCGGACGAGGGAGCTAACGCCATCAG attttttaatggTCTTGGCATCGATTTGAACATAACAGTGGGTCAGAAAAGTTTTGGGAATGTGGGTAGCAAGAACATGTCCAAATACGTCGATGTGCCACAAGGAAC GGCTGAATTCTTGATCAAAAATGCTACTGGAAATACATGTGTCTACAGTCAAGAATTGGGCTTTGGCAGTTCTTACACTTTGATCATCCCACCAACCTTAAAActtgaagaaaat TGTGGACAGAACATCACGAAGGTAGCAGATATCAAGGCCAACTCCATCCACATGGCCTGGCAGATTCCTCAGTACTTCCTTATGACATCAGGAGAGGTGGTGTTCTCCGTCACAGGATTGGAGTTCTCATATTCGCAG GCTCCCTCCAACATGAAGTCAGTGCTGCAGGCTGGTTGGCTGTTAACAGTTGCAGTAGGAAACATCATTGTGTTGATTGTTGCAGAGGCTGCCACACTTCGAGATCAG TGGGCTGAATACATTCTGTTCGCTGCCTTGCTGGTGTCGGTGTGCATAGTCTTTGCCATCAAGGCCTACTTCTACGAATACATCGATCCGGTAAAGATAGAGGCTGATTTTACAAACCTGGAGCCTGAagatgagaagaagaagaactttgAAATGACCAAGAAGGACATGGTTGAGCACCATAAcgagaaaaggaggaggagttCTAATTCCAGCTTCGACAAGGACAAAACTCCGCAGACCAACTTCTAA
- the slc15a1b gene encoding solute carrier family 15 member 1b isoform X3 has translation MGDKEKKMGKKKSQVTIFGYPLSIFFIVVNEFCERFSYYGMRAVLVLYFKYFLKWDDDFSTTIYHTFVALCYLSPILGAIIADSWLGKFKTIVYLSIVYAAGQVIMAVSAIHDITDGNKDGTPDNMTFHIALSMVGLLLIALGTGGIKPCVAAFGGDQFSEDQDKQRSTFFSIFYLSINAGSLLSTVITPILRAQKCGIQTQQQCYSLAFGVPAALMVVALIVFIVGSGMYNKTAPSGNIMVKVCRCIFFAIGNRFRNRSSQIPKRKHWLDWAEEKYDKLLIAQVKMVLKVLFLYIPLPMFWALFDQQGSRWTLQATTMNGNFGLMVIQPDQMQTVNPILILIMVPVMDFIIYPLISKCKLNFTPLRRMTVGMFLAALAFVAAALVQLQIDATLPNFPSRTEQQAKFINMVDRPINILAGEHQFPLQAFQGNEDYHTFDLSFDLTIDHGSPNLIHLPKGTRSTIVIVEEAGIMTTMQFGDVLAKPDEGANAIRFFNGLGIDLNITVGQKSFGNVGSKNMSKYVDVPQGTAEFLIKNATGNTCVYSQELGFGSSYTLIIPPTLKLEENCGQNITKVADIKANSIHMAWQIPQYFLMTSGEVVFSVTGLEFSYSQAPSNMKSVLQAGWLLTVAVGNIIVLIVAEAATLRDQWAEYILFAALLVSVCIVFAIKAYFYEYIDPVKIEADFTNLEPEDEKKKNFEMTKKDMVEHHNEKRRRSSNSSFDKDKTPQTNF, from the exons CACACCTTTGTGGCTCTCTGCTACCTGAGCCCCATCCTGGGCGCCATCATTGCTGACTCGTGGCTCGGAAAGTTCAA AACTATTGTTTACCTGTCCATTGTCTACGCGGCGGGGCAGGTCATCATGGCCGTCAGTGCAATCCATGACATCACAGATGGAAACAAGGACGGCACCCCCGACAACATGACCTTCCACAT AGCTCTGTCCATGGTGGGCTTACTCCTCATTGCTCTGGGAACTGGAGGCATCAAACCGTGTGTGGCTGCCTTTGGAGGGGACCAGTTTAGCGAAGATCAG GACAAGCAGAGAAGCACCTTCTTCTCCATCTTCTACCTGTCCATCAACGCCGGCAGCCTGCTGTCCACTGTCATCACCCCCATCCTCAGAG CTCAGAAATGTGGGATTCAAACTCAGCAGCAGTGCTACTCTCTGGCCTTCGGGGTCCCTGCTGCTCTCATGGTGGTCGCTCTGA TCGTCTTCATCGTCGGAAGTGGTATGTACAACAAAACGGCACCTTCGGGAAACATCATGGTGAAAGTCTGCAGATGCATCTTC tttgcTATCGGAAACCGGTTTCGTAATCGATCTTCCCAGATCCCAAAGAGAAAACACTGGCTGGACTGGGCCGAGGAGAAATATGAC AAACTCCTGATTGCCCAGGTGAAGATGGTGTTGAAGGTTCTGTTCCTTTACATCCCCTTGCCCATGTTCTGGGCTCTCTTTGACCAACAG GGTTCAAGATGGACACTCCAGGCCACCACGATGAACGGTAACTTT GGTTTGATGGTAATCCAGCCTGATCAAATGCAG ACTGTCAACCCCATCCTGATTCTGATCATGGTCCCCGTCATGGACTTCATAATCTACCCACTCATTTCTAAATGCAAACTAAACTTCAC TCCTTTAAGGAGGATGACTGTGGGGATGTTCCTCGCAGCTCTTGCGTTTGTGGCTGCTGCCCTGGTTCAGCTACAGATTGAT GCAACCCTCCCTAATTTCCCATCGAGAACTGAGCAGCAAGCTAAGTTCATCAACATGGTTGACCGACCCATAAATATCCTTGCTGGAGAGCATCAATTCCCATTGCAGGCTTTTCAG GGCAACGAGGATTATCATACATTTGATTTATCATTTGACCTGACAATAGATCATGGTTCCCCTAATTTAATCCACTTACCAAAAGGCACTCGTAGCACTATTGTCATTGTTGAAGAAGCAGGCATAATGACGACTATGCAG TTTGGCGATGTTCTTGCAAAGCCGGACGAGGGAGCTAACGCCATCAG attttttaatggTCTTGGCATCGATTTGAACATAACAGTGGGTCAGAAAAGTTTTGGGAATGTGGGTAGCAAGAACATGTCCAAATACGTCGATGTGCCACAAGGAAC GGCTGAATTCTTGATCAAAAATGCTACTGGAAATACATGTGTCTACAGTCAAGAATTGGGCTTTGGCAGTTCTTACACTTTGATCATCCCACCAACCTTAAAActtgaagaaaat TGTGGACAGAACATCACGAAGGTAGCAGATATCAAGGCCAACTCCATCCACATGGCCTGGCAGATTCCTCAGTACTTCCTTATGACATCAGGAGAGGTGGTGTTCTCCGTCACAGGATTGGAGTTCTCATATTCGCAG GCTCCCTCCAACATGAAGTCAGTGCTGCAGGCTGGTTGGCTGTTAACAGTTGCAGTAGGAAACATCATTGTGTTGATTGTTGCAGAGGCTGCCACACTTCGAGATCAG TGGGCTGAATACATTCTGTTCGCTGCCTTGCTGGTGTCGGTGTGCATAGTCTTTGCCATCAAGGCCTACTTCTACGAATACATCGATCCGGTAAAGATAGAGGCTGATTTTACAAACCTGGAGCCTGAagatgagaagaagaagaactttgAAATGACCAAGAAGGACATGGTTGAGCACCATAAcgagaaaaggaggaggagttCTAATTCCAGCTTCGACAAGGACAAAACTCCGCAGACCAACTTCTAA